Part of the Halomarina litorea genome is shown below.
CACGACGTGGAGGTGGCCCGCCGGCGCGACCGGGAACCCGTTCCCGACGAGCAGGGCAAACTCATCCGGTTCGACGGCGAGGACTTCGAAGTGACCGACCTCGCGTGGGACGAGGTCGAACACCTCGCCGCGTCGGACGTGGACTACGACACGAAACCCGAGGAGTGGCTGGCCTGACCAATTATTCCATAAGTATATTTTATTGATGTTAGTGTAATTTCTGATGTCCCTACATCGGGGGCTACCGTGTAATCCACTATCCTTTTATTCAGGAAAATTTACCATACGTACGAGACCTATTCGGTCGGGTGACTATGGCAATCGTTCAACAAGAGCAAACCCTCGACGAGGGGGACATCCACGACGTCCTGCGAAACACGCGGCGGCGACTCACCATCGACAGCCTTCAGGCGAGCGAGAACGGCACGATGAGCGTCCGCGACCTCTCCGAACGGGTCGCGACCGAGGAGACGGGCGAGGACCCGCCGCCGCGGAAGAAACGCCAGAGCGTCTACGTCTCGCTCCACCAGACGCACCTGCCGAAACTCCACAAACTCGGCATCGTCGAGTACGACGACGACAGCAAGGTCGTCTACCTCCAGGAGCGCGTCCGCGAGGTCGAGGTGTACATGGAGGTCGTCCCGCGCTACGGCATCTCGTGGGGCGAGTACTACATCGCCTTCGCATTCCTCGGGATGCTGGTCGTCATCGCGGCGGAACTCGGTATCGTCGGATTCGCACTCATCACACCCGCCCAGTGGGCCATCATCTTCTTCCTCGGGGTCGTCCTCTCGGCGACCTACCACGTCTACACCCAGCAGGGTGGCCTCCCGTTCAGCCGGTTGTACTGACCGGGAGCGCGAGGGGCAGACCCACCCGCCGCAACCCACCGCTACCTGCCCCGTGGCATCAGTCATCGTCTACTTCCGGTCCGACCGCCGCGTCCACGACGAGAGCCGCTGCTGGCCGTCGTGGCGGCCGACCGGGTCGTCCCCGTCTACTGCGTCGACACACGGACCCCCGGGAGAACGCCCGTCGGACTCACCGGAACTCGGACGGGTCGTCCCGGTCCCGGTGTGGCTGCTGGACGCGGACGTACGGCGGGTCGTCGGTGTACTCGACCAGCCGGGTGTCCCCGAGGCGGCCGGTCGGCGACTTCGCCAGTTTCACGTACTGGAGGCCGCTCTCGTGGAGCCACGTCCGCACGACCTGGTCGGCGTCGTAGACGAACGACTCGGAGAGTTCCTCGGCCATGACGCTCGGGTTCTGGACGAACAGGACGGAGTCGCGGTCGTCGAGGAGCGACTCCTTGCCCCAGTAGTGGATGCGTCTGACGTCCGTCGGGCTGAACTCCTGAAGGAGGGCCTCGGTGTAGGTGACGGCCGTCGCGGGACGACCGTCCCGGTCGTCGTTCATCCGGTTGAAGACGAACCGGAGGAACCACGAGAGAGCTGGCTTGAACGACGTGAGCAGTTGCGTGGCGAGGCGACTCGACTCGGGGAGTGTGTAGACGTTC
Proteins encoded:
- a CDS encoding DUF7344 domain-containing protein, whose protein sequence is MAIVQQEQTLDEGDIHDVLRNTRRRLTIDSLQASENGTMSVRDLSERVATEETGEDPPPRKKRQSVYVSLHQTHLPKLHKLGIVEYDDDSKVVYLQERVREVEVYMEVVPRYGISWGEYYIAFAFLGMLVVIAAELGIVGFALITPAQWAIIFFLGVVLSATYHVYTQQGGLPFSRLY